Proteins found in one Fusarium oxysporum Fo47 chromosome V, complete sequence genomic segment:
- a CDS encoding major facilitator superfamily domain-containing protein, producing the protein MSSTATQTHEPIELTTLEGCHVRGKELEEQPSPPPDDIPPPYASAQVQRWNYPRGNIAKLAFAFLSFIIAGMNDAAVGALIPYLETYYDLSYTIISLIFLTPFAGYSVAAFTNARIHMKFGQRGVAIMAPICHLITFIALALHPPYPVLVVCNIMSGFGNGLTDACFCAWVGAMDKANTVQGFLHAFYSFGALFSPLIATSMVVSAGLPWYTFYYVMIGISVVEWVGLTVSFWQQTGAVYQAEHAANNSEGSGAGTREALKSKVTWLCALFFFAYMGVEVGLGGWVVTFMLRVRKASAYASGASGTGFWAGMALGRACLGFVTERFGERLCLSIYLLICIGLQLLFWLVPKFIVSAVAVAFLGFFLGPLFPGAVMVTAKLLPAKIHVSAIGFAMAIGGTGGTVFPFAIGAIANHKGVGVLQPIILALITVVAGVWLSFPRIKKKD; encoded by the exons ATGTCGAGCACAGCTACACAAACACATGAGCCGATTGAGCTCACAACGCTAGAAGGATGTCACGTCCGCGGTAAAGAACTCGAAGAGCAACCTTCTCCCCCACCGGATGATATACCCCCGCCGTATGCGTCGGCGCAGGTCCAGCGATGGAATTATCCTAGGGGAAATATAGCCAAGTTGGCTTTTGCGTTTTTGTCATTTATCATTGCTGGGATGAATGATGCGGCTGTTGGC GCTTTGATCCCATAT CTTGAAACATATTACGATCTCAGTTATACCATCATttctctcatcttcctcactCCCTTCGCAGGATACTCCGTCGCTGCATTTACCAATGCGCGCATCCACATGAAATTCGGCCAACGTGGCGTCGCCATCATGGCGCCAATTTGTCACCTCATAACTTTCATCGCACTCGCCCTCCATCCTCCTTACCCCGTCCTCGTGGTATGCAATATCATGAGCGGTTTCGGAAACGGGTTGACAGACGCATGTTTCTGCGCTTGGGTCGGAGCGATGGACAAAGCAAATACGGTGCAGGGCTTTTTACATGCGTTTTATTCGTTTGGCGCGTTATTTTCGCCACTCATTGCGACGAGCATGGTTGTTTCGGCGGGATTGCCTTGGTATACGTTTTACTACGTTATG ATTGGCATTTCTGTGGTGGAATGGGTTGGTTTGACTGTTTCGTTCTGGCAGCAGACTGGTGCTGTATATCAGGCTGAGCATGCTGCGAATAATTCGGAAGGTAGTGGTGCTGGAACCAGAGAGGCGCTCAAGTCTAAGGTTACGTGGCTTTGCGcgttgttcttctttgcatATATGGGTGTTGAAG TCGGTCTTGGTGGATGGGTCGTCACATTCATGCTCCGCGTCCGAAAGGCTTCAGCTTATGCCTCGGGTGCATCAGGCACTGGCTTCTGGGCCGGTATGGCTCTCGGGCGCGCATGTCTTGGCTTCGTAACCGAGCGATTCGGCGAGAGACTCTGTCTTTCGATCTATCTCCTCATCTGCATCGGTCTCCAACTCCTCTTCTGGCTTGTACCAAAATTCATCGTATCAGCCGTTGCAGTCGCTTTtctcggcttcttcctcggtcCTCTATTTCCTGGAGCCGTCATGGTCACAGCCAAACTTCTACCCGCCAAGATCCACGTGTCGGCTATCGGATTTGCCATGGCGATTGGCGGTACCGGCGGAACGGTGTTTCCGTTCGCTATCGGTGCCATAGCTAATCATAAgggtgttggtgttttgcagCCTATCATTCTGGCGCTCATAACTGTTGTTGCCGGTGTTTGGTTGAGCTTCCCCAgaatcaagaagaaggattaG